A window of the Streptomyces sp. Ag109_O5-10 genome harbors these coding sequences:
- a CDS encoding MFS transporter: MPKPTQPGPREIIHTVTADSLVTVDFSPRFDGPSQPHPRPRLRPPGPYRRLFALPGTRAFTAGNLLARLPMGMFSVSAVVMIAGSRGSYALAGAVTATGLAATGLAGPWIARLVDRYGQARVAVPATVTAVLGSLALLLCVRYGAPDWTLFAAYAATATTPNLGGMSRARWAHLLRDDPGALHTANSFEQAADELCFMLGPVLASFLTGTFFPEAGTLVGAVLLLTGALLFAAQRATEPPIRPGPAGTRTPLRIGPLLVCFVATGAVFGSMEVVTIAYADAQGHRSAAGAVLALQAAGSCAAGLLYGALRPTARAEHRLPVCLLSMAALMSLPLLAARAFDSLWALAPALLVAGMATAPTMVTAMTLVQDRTPEGRLNEGMSLVVTALLTGIACGSALGGWAADHVSPTAAFVTPAAAAVAALAVNAVSRIASPNSRRTH; encoded by the coding sequence ATGCCGAAACCGACCCAGCCGGGCCCCCGCGAGATCATCCACACCGTCACCGCCGACTCCCTCGTCACCGTCGACTTCAGCCCCCGGTTCGACGGCCCGTCGCAGCCCCACCCTCGCCCCCGCCTTCGCCCACCCGGCCCCTACCGCCGCCTCTTCGCCCTCCCCGGCACCCGGGCCTTCACCGCCGGGAACCTGCTGGCCCGGCTGCCCATGGGCATGTTCAGCGTCAGCGCCGTCGTGATGATCGCCGGGTCGCGCGGCTCGTACGCCCTCGCCGGTGCCGTCACCGCGACCGGCCTCGCCGCCACCGGTCTCGCCGGGCCCTGGATCGCACGGCTCGTCGACCGGTACGGGCAGGCCCGGGTCGCCGTACCCGCGACCGTCACCGCCGTGCTCGGCAGCCTCGCCCTGCTGCTCTGTGTCCGCTACGGCGCCCCGGACTGGACGCTGTTCGCCGCCTACGCGGCCACCGCCACCACCCCCAACCTCGGCGGCATGTCCCGCGCCCGCTGGGCCCACCTGCTGCGCGACGACCCGGGCGCCCTGCACACCGCGAACTCCTTCGAGCAGGCCGCCGACGAGCTGTGCTTCATGCTCGGGCCGGTCCTCGCCTCCTTCCTGACCGGCACGTTCTTCCCGGAGGCCGGCACGCTGGTCGGCGCGGTGCTGCTGCTCACCGGCGCGCTGCTGTTCGCCGCCCAGCGGGCCACCGAGCCACCGATTCGGCCCGGGCCGGCCGGCACGCGCACCCCGCTGCGCATCGGCCCGCTGCTGGTCTGCTTCGTCGCGACCGGCGCGGTGTTCGGTTCGATGGAGGTCGTCACCATCGCCTACGCGGACGCCCAGGGCCACCGTTCGGCGGCCGGTGCCGTACTGGCCCTCCAGGCGGCCGGTTCGTGCGCGGCGGGGCTGCTGTACGGGGCGCTCCGGCCGACGGCACGGGCCGAACACAGGCTGCCGGTCTGCCTGTTGTCCATGGCGGCGCTGATGTCGCTGCCGCTGCTCGCCGCGCGCGCGTTCGACAGCCTCTGGGCTCTCGCCCCCGCCCTGCTCGTGGCCGGCATGGCGACCGCCCCCACCATGGTGACCGCGATGACCCTGGTCCAGGACCGTACCCCCGAGGGCCGCCTGAACGAGGGGATGAGCCTGGTCGTCACCGCCCTGCTGACCGGCATCGCCTGCGGCTCCGCGCTCGGCGGCTGGGCGGCGGACCACGTCTCGCCGACGGCCGCCTTCGTCACCCCGGCCGCGGCGGCCGTCGCAGCCCTGGCCGTCAACGCGGTCAGTCGAATCGCTTCGCCCAATTCCCGCCGCACCCATTGA
- a CDS encoding LysR family transcriptional regulator — protein sequence MSAPASPAHIEPRLLRVFVTVAEELHFTRAAARLYVAQQALSRDVRRLERELGAELFLRSTRQVSLTADGARLLPYARRVLAAQDALLAAFGQARPLLVDLNSPGLETARRVLYRARELAPDCELMARYESGLTGAAAELLAGRLDASFGRFAGLDPALRSGLEHQPVRFEPMAVILPSEHRLAALDAVPLAALAGETIYAGAGNERTLEWTDLAFHLFGGRDTAVAPPLPLAVGEEEFRRVMAKDRYPILAVVGFPAIPGSVSRPLVDPVPLSPVSLVWRKGLVHPGVDALRRAAAEIGRAERWLRRPPDGWIPASDQEVMDDHK from the coding sequence ATGTCCGCACCCGCCTCGCCCGCCCACATCGAACCCCGGCTGCTGCGCGTCTTCGTGACCGTCGCGGAGGAGTTGCACTTCACCCGAGCCGCCGCCCGGCTGTACGTCGCCCAGCAGGCGCTCAGCCGTGACGTACGGCGGCTGGAGCGGGAGCTGGGCGCCGAGCTGTTCCTGCGCAGCACGCGGCAGGTCAGCCTCACCGCCGACGGGGCCCGGCTGCTGCCGTACGCCCGTCGGGTGCTGGCCGCCCAGGACGCGCTGCTCGCCGCGTTCGGGCAGGCCCGGCCGCTGCTGGTGGACCTCAACTCCCCGGGCCTGGAGACCGCCCGCCGCGTCCTGTACCGGGCCCGCGAACTCGCCCCGGACTGCGAGCTGATGGCCCGCTACGAGAGCGGGCTCACCGGGGCGGCGGCCGAACTCCTCGCGGGGCGGCTCGACGCGTCCTTCGGGCGGTTCGCGGGACTGGACCCCGCGCTGCGCTCCGGGCTCGAACACCAGCCCGTGCGGTTCGAACCCATGGCCGTAATTCTCCCCTCCGAGCACCGGCTCGCGGCCCTGGACGCGGTGCCGCTGGCCGCGCTCGCGGGCGAGACGATATACGCCGGCGCGGGGAACGAGCGCACCCTGGAATGGACCGACCTGGCCTTTCACCTCTTCGGGGGGCGAGACACCGCGGTCGCGCCGCCGCTGCCGCTGGCTGTCGGAGAGGAGGAGTTCCGGCGAGTCATGGCCAAGGATCGGTATCCCATCCTCGCGGTAGTGGGTTTTCCGGCCATACCTGGGAGCGTGTCGCGGCCGTTGGTCGATCCGGTCCCGTTGTCGCCTGTGTCGCTCGTGTGGCGAAAGGGGCTGGTACATCCGGGAGTCGACGCGTTGCGGCGGGCCGCCGCCGAGATCGGGCGGGCGGAACGGTGGCTCCGGCGTCCGCCCGATGGATGGATTCCAGCCAGTGATCAAGAGGTGATGGACGACCACAAATGA
- a CDS encoding glycosyltransferase: MRLTLPVLVLAALMAMLMLRGYVHSEILADHRIRPEAATDRVPAKILDGGPVVDTRNGRTTSLRLPDHHLVLTFDDGPDPAWTPRVLDVLKKHHAHAVFFVTGTMTSRYPALVRRIVAEGNEVGVHTFSHPDLSYQSKRRMDWELSQTQLAITGAAGVRTSLFRPPYSSFADAMDNRSWPVTRYIGTRGYITVVNDIDSEDWRKPGADRIVRNATPRDGKGAIVLMHDSGGDRHQTVEALDRFLPLLQKQGYSFDNLTEALHAPSAHTPVTGPDLWQGRAWIFLVQAADGITGLLVVGLAVVGASVLARFALMLWLSALHARRVRRKGFRWGRRPVTEPVSVLVPAYNEAKCIESTVRSLTASEHPVEVLVVDDGSTDGTARIVENLHLPGVRVIRQENEGKPAALNRGLRNARHDIVVMMDGDTVFEPATVGELVQPFADPGVGAVAGNAKVGNRDSLIGAWQHIEYVMGFNLDRRMYDVLRCMPTIPGAVGAFRRTALEQVGGMSDDTLAEDTDITMAIHRAGWRVVYAERARAWTEAPESVSQLWSQRYRWSYGTMQAIWKHRGALLDRGPSGRFGRVGLPLVSLFMVVAPLLAPLIDAFLLYGIVFGPTQKTIGAWLGILAVQAVCAAYAFRLDRERMTHLVSLPLQQILYRQLMYVVLLQSWITALTGGRLRWQKLRRTGLVGAAPRAAGERPAA; this comes from the coding sequence CTGCGCCTGACGCTGCCGGTCCTCGTCCTCGCCGCCCTGATGGCGATGCTGATGCTGCGCGGCTACGTGCACAGCGAGATCCTCGCCGACCACCGCATCCGTCCCGAGGCCGCCACCGACAGGGTCCCGGCGAAGATCCTGGACGGCGGCCCGGTCGTCGACACCCGCAACGGCCGTACGACCTCCCTCCGCCTCCCCGACCACCACCTGGTCCTCACCTTCGACGACGGCCCCGACCCGGCCTGGACCCCGAGGGTCCTGGACGTCCTGAAGAAGCACCACGCGCACGCCGTCTTCTTCGTCACCGGCACCATGACCTCGCGCTACCCGGCGCTGGTCCGGCGCATCGTGGCCGAGGGCAACGAGGTCGGCGTGCACACCTTCAGCCACCCCGACCTGTCGTACCAGTCGAAGCGGCGCATGGACTGGGAGCTGTCCCAGACCCAGTTGGCGATCACCGGCGCGGCAGGCGTCCGTACCTCCCTCTTCCGGCCGCCGTACTCCTCCTTCGCCGACGCGATGGACAACCGGTCCTGGCCGGTGACCCGGTACATCGGCACCCGCGGCTACATCACGGTCGTCAACGACATCGACAGCGAGGACTGGCGCAAGCCGGGCGCCGACCGGATCGTCCGCAACGCCACCCCGCGCGACGGCAAGGGCGCGATCGTCCTGATGCACGACTCGGGCGGCGACCGCCACCAGACGGTCGAGGCCCTGGACAGGTTCCTGCCCCTCCTGCAGAAGCAGGGCTACAGCTTCGACAACCTCACCGAGGCCCTGCACGCCCCGAGCGCCCACACCCCGGTCACCGGCCCCGACCTCTGGCAGGGCAGGGCCTGGATCTTCCTGGTCCAGGCGGCGGACGGCATCACGGGCCTGCTGGTGGTCGGCCTGGCGGTGGTCGGCGCGTCGGTGCTGGCCCGCTTCGCCCTCATGCTCTGGCTCTCCGCCCTGCACGCCCGCAGGGTCCGCCGCAAGGGCTTCCGCTGGGGCCGCCGCCCCGTGACCGAACCGGTCTCCGTCCTCGTGCCCGCCTACAACGAGGCCAAGTGCATCGAGAGCACGGTCCGTTCACTGACCGCGAGCGAACACCCCGTCGAGGTCCTCGTCGTCGACGACGGGTCGACGGACGGCACGGCACGGATCGTGGAGAACCTGCACCTGCCGGGCGTCCGGGTGATCCGCCAGGAGAACGAGGGCAAGCCTGCCGCCCTCAACCGGGGCCTGCGCAACGCCCGGCACGACATCGTCGTGATGATGGACGGCGACACGGTCTTCGAACCGGCCACGGTAGGGGAACTGGTCCAGCCCTTCGCCGATCCCGGCGTCGGCGCGGTCGCCGGCAACGCCAAGGTCGGCAACCGGGATTCGCTGATCGGCGCCTGGCAGCACATCGAGTACGTGATGGGCTTCAACCTGGACCGCCGGATGTACGACGTGCTGCGCTGCATGCCGACCATCCCAGGCGCGGTCGGCGCGTTCCGCCGTACCGCACTCGAACAGGTCGGCGGCATGAGCGACGACACCCTCGCCGAGGACACCGACATCACGATGGCGATCCACCGCGCGGGCTGGCGGGTGGTCTACGCGGAACGGGCCCGGGCCTGGACGGAGGCCCCGGAGTCGGTCTCCCAGCTCTGGTCCCAGCGCTACCGGTGGTCGTACGGCACGATGCAGGCGATCTGGAAACACCGCGGCGCCCTGCTGGACCGCGGCCCGTCCGGCCGCTTCGGCAGGGTGGGACTGCCCTTGGTGTCGTTGTTCATGGTCGTGGCCCCACTCCTCGCCCCGCTGATCGACGCGTTCCTCCTCTACGGCATCGTCTTCGGCCCGACACAGAAGACGATCGGCGCCTGGCTGGGGATCCTGGCGGTCCAGGCGGTCTGCGCGGCCTACGCCTTCCGCCTGGACCGCGAACGCATGACCCACCTCGTCTCGCTCCCGCTCCAGCAGATCCTCTACCGCCAGCTCATGTACGTCGTGCTCCTCCAGTCCTGGATCACGGCGCTGACCGGCGGCCGCCTGCGCTGGCAGAAGCTGCGGCGGACGGGCCTGGTGGGGGCGGCGCCGCGCGCCGCGGGGGAGAGGCCGGCGGCATGA
- a CDS encoding acyltransferase, with product MTQAAVTPVAPGRPGTGGGRDRYLDLLRSLALLRVVVYHLLGWPWLTVLFPSMGVMFALAGSLMARSLNRPPGSVIRSRLRRLLPPLWLFGAVLLTMMFTAGWHPFKDPDVGGGWRGWSRLAFYVLPIGAPPYPEHLGSAAGLLDDTWAEQAAGPLWYLRAYLWFVLLSPLLLRAFRRAPLPTVLAPLALTAAIGTGLISIPGETGNAVTDFAVYGGCWILGFAHQEGTLARVPRYAAVSLSCLVMAAGLWWASGHQGPDGWDLNDIPLAQACWSFGAVVVLLQYAPSWRELPPRLRRWDRLVTVSNNRAVTIYLWHNMLITATVPITDQAYNLPFMGSDRAASLLDSTYGFWMFVVVWPLIGVAVVAFGWVEDVAAGRRARLWPSGPERRRARRRAR from the coding sequence ATGACCCAGGCAGCAGTGACCCCGGTCGCACCGGGCAGGCCCGGCACCGGCGGCGGCCGGGACCGCTACCTCGACCTCCTCCGCTCCCTGGCCCTGCTCCGCGTGGTGGTCTACCACCTCTTAGGCTGGCCCTGGCTGACCGTCCTCTTCCCCTCGATGGGCGTGATGTTCGCGCTGGCCGGCTCCCTGATGGCCCGCAGCCTGAACCGCCCGCCGGGCAGCGTGATCCGCTCCCGGCTCCGCCGTCTCCTGCCACCCCTCTGGCTGTTCGGCGCGGTCCTGCTGACGATGATGTTCACGGCGGGCTGGCACCCCTTCAAGGACCCGGACGTGGGCGGCGGTTGGAGGGGCTGGTCCCGACTCGCCTTCTACGTCCTCCCGATCGGCGCTCCGCCGTACCCCGAACACCTCGGCTCGGCGGCGGGCCTGCTGGACGACACGTGGGCGGAACAGGCGGCGGGCCCGCTCTGGTACCTGCGCGCGTACCTGTGGTTCGTCCTGCTGTCGCCGCTGCTGCTGCGGGCGTTCCGCAGGGCCCCGCTGCCGACGGTCCTGGCCCCCCTGGCACTGACGGCGGCGATCGGCACTGGCCTGATCTCCATCCCCGGCGAGACGGGCAACGCGGTGACCGACTTCGCGGTGTACGGCGGCTGCTGGATCCTGGGCTTCGCCCACCAGGAGGGCACACTGGCCCGCGTCCCGCGCTACGCGGCGGTCTCGCTGTCCTGCCTCGTGATGGCGGCGGGCCTGTGGTGGGCGTCGGGCCACCAGGGCCCCGACGGCTGGGACCTCAACGACATCCCGCTGGCCCAGGCCTGCTGGTCGTTCGGGGCGGTGGTGGTGTTGTTGCAGTACGCCCCGTCCTGGCGGGAACTGCCACCGCGCCTCCGCCGCTGGGACAGACTCGTCACCGTGTCCAACAACCGCGCGGTGACGATCTACCTCTGGCACAACATGCTGATCACGGCAACGGTCCCGATCACCGACCAGGCCTACAACCTCCCCTTCATGGGATCGGACCGGGCGGCGTCTTTGCTCGACTCCACCTACGGCTTCTGGATGTTCGTGGTGGTCTGGCCGCTGATCGGGGTGGCGGTGGTGGCGTTCGGGTGGGTCGAGGACGTTGCGGCGGGGCGCCGGGCACGGCTGTGGCCGAGCGGACCGGAGAGGCGACGAGCTCGCCGGCGGGCGCGCTGA